The Dehalococcoidia bacterium genome window below encodes:
- a CDS encoding AMP-binding protein, whose protein sequence is MSKGAIGVEPYWPEGILRYLAAPSIPTEEAFVRRPAARSPHSVALREGDRALTYGEMAAAVEARAATLMSTPGEGKRIALVLNQRLEETVWTLAALWARYQVYPVLGSLPQEALRRSLDRFQPDLIIVDERADMRALAPWQDRLLPLGDVKAEGRAPRRPGEGYLYLADEEGTLFMFGGRALLSMALSWATYLDFKVGSVLQVEPLGTWEGLCSVLPALFRGATVLQADVTDGRLSPLREGGAYYTIASWQWGQYLAESLPRGTVQAIYLSVRDAPSSRLYRRLANLFSPSPLLMVFGLPETGPVAAHHPSWFLEDSIGLPITNVDIWPLNPETGEPLDLAWEALEYGELGVKSPMVAGASLPEEAWRERKRGDWVRTHRLVQLDANGFLYLLPYAVRAP, encoded by the coding sequence ATGTCTAAGGGCGCCATCGGCGTGGAGCCATACTGGCCAGAGGGGATCCTGCGATATTTGGCCGCCCCTTCCATACCCACCGAGGAGGCCTTTGTGCGCCGGCCCGCCGCCCGGTCCCCCCACTCCGTAGCCCTAAGGGAGGGCGACCGGGCCCTCACCTATGGCGAGATGGCGGCGGCGGTGGAGGCCAGGGCTGCTACCCTTATGAGCACCCCAGGCGAAGGGAAGAGGATAGCCCTGGTCCTGAACCAACGCCTGGAGGAGACGGTATGGACCTTGGCCGCCCTCTGGGCCCGTTATCAAGTCTATCCCGTCCTGGGCTCCCTGCCTCAGGAGGCCCTTAGACGCTCCCTAGACCGCTTTCAGCCTGACCTCATCATTGTAGACGAGAGGGCGGACATGCGTGCTCTCGCCCCCTGGCAGGACCGCCTCCTACCCCTAGGGGATGTGAAGGCAGAGGGGCGGGCCCCACGGCGTCCCGGTGAAGGGTACCTCTACCTGGCGGACGAGGAGGGAACGCTTTTCATGTTCGGCGGACGGGCCCTCCTCTCCATGGCCCTCTCATGGGCCACCTACCTCGACTTTAAGGTGGGCAGCGTCCTGCAGGTGGAGCCCTTAGGCACCTGGGAGGGGCTGTGCTCCGTCCTACCCGCCCTCTTCCGAGGGGCCACGGTGCTCCAGGCCGACGTCACCGATGGCAGGCTCTCTCCCCTGCGTGAAGGGGGGGCATACTATACCATCGCCTCCTGGCAGTGGGGGCAGTACCTGGCGGAGAGCCTGCCCCGAGGCACAGTGCAGGCCATCTACCTCTCGGTGAGGGACGCCCCCTCATCCCGCCTGTACCGGCGCCTGGCCAACCTCTTCTCCCCTAGTCCCCTCCTCATGGTCTTCGGGCTACCGGAGACGGGGCCCGTGGCCGCCCACCACCCCAGCTGGTTCCTGGAGGACTCCATAGGCCTGCCCATCACCAACGTGGACATTTGGCCCCTGAACCCGGAGACGGGCGAGCCTCTGGACTTAGCCTGGGAGGCTCTGGAGTACGGCGAGCTGGGGGTCAAGTCGCCCATGGTGGCCGGGGCCTCCTTACCGGAGGAGGCGTGGCGAGAACGCAAGAGGGGCGATTGGGTGCGGACCCATCGCCTGGTCCAGCTGGATGCCAACGGTTTCCTCTACCTACTCCCGTACGCCGTGCGGGCACCATGA